In Nasonia vitripennis strain AsymCx chromosome 2, Nvit_psr_1.1, whole genome shotgun sequence, a genomic segment contains:
- the LOC100119571 gene encoding RNA-binding protein NOB1 isoform X1, with translation MGVESNVEYLIVDTSAFIKNAALQEIGNKIITEPSVVDEIKSKRQLRRLIVLPYDLEVKEAYPEDIKFVTEFAKKTGDYISLSATDIKVIALTYRYEKERVGTDHLRQEPEKKKEVVDSSVHKPDDNNKNLIGFYLPEGEEEEEDGFDQVNDNKSETKSSKENSNEETKDKPRNVSESSSTSSVDNQHLVTENDISKESESESDYDTAQSDEGNSQVDDLSKKFKKLECNPEDLKVECGDDLTIDDILKPMKKDTCEKDDGHDSGSHDEEEEDDNDDDDDDDEDCSEDDSGWITPKNITNVKKQMDSDVVKEKPATVACLTMDYAMQNVLLQIGLNVASLEGKCIKQMRTFILRCYTCFKTTGVVTKLFCPHCGNKTLKKVAVSVDDEGKQIIHINFRKPLTSRGKKFSLPTFQGGKHACNPILFEDQPIPDQRPTKLGSAKNDPLKEDYIAGYSPFVMRDVNSRAAMLGIKSGSPMKHWMRRNPNEVRKTRK, from the exons ATGGGTGTCGAAAGCAACgttgaatatttaattgtGGATACGagtgcatttataaaaaatgcagcGTTACAG GAAATCGGAAACAAAATTATCACCGAACCAAGCGTCGTAGATGAAATTAAAAGCAAAAGGCAGCTTAGGAGATTGATTGTACTTCCATATGACCTAGAAGTTAAAGAAGCTTATCCAGAAGATATAAAATTTG tgACTGAATTTGCCAAGAAAACGGGTGACTACATAAGTCTTTCAGCGACTGATATCAAAGTTATTGCACTTACCTATCGTTATGAAAAAGAAAGGGTTGGAACAGACCATTTGAGACAGGAGcctgaaaagaaaaaggaggtTGTTGATTCTAGTGTTCACAAGCCAGACgacaacaacaaaaatttaattggcTTCTACCTGCCAGAAGGAGAG gaggaggaagaagatggCTTCGATCAAGTTAACGACAATAAAAGTGAGACAAAATCCAGCAAAGAAAATAGCAATGAGGAAACAAAAGACAAACCTAGAAATGTTAGTGAAAGTTCAAGCACTTCTAGTGTAGACAATCAGCATTTAGTTACTGAAAATGATATAAGTAAAGAAAGTGAATCAGAATCTGATTATGACACAGCTCAATCTGATGAGGGAAATTCTCAAGTTGATGATCTAAGTAAAAAGTTTAAGAAATTGGAATGTAATCCAGAAGATTTAAAAGTTGAATGTGGTGATGACCTTACCATTGATGACATTCTTAAGCCAATGAAAAAGGACACATGTGAGAAAGATGATGGACATGATTCAGGAAGTCATgatgaggaagaagaagatgataatgatgatgatgatgacgatgatgaagATTGTAGTGAAGACGACAGCGGCTGGATTACACCAA aAAACATTACAAATGTTAAAAAACAAATGGATTCTGACGTTGTTAAAGAAAAACCAGCAACTGTTGCATGTTTGACCATGGATTATGCCATGCAGAATGTCTTGTTACAAATAGGGCTAAATGTTGCCTCATTGGAAGGCAAATGTATCAAACAAATGAGAACGTTTATCTTACGTTGCTATACGTGTTTTAAAACTACAGGTGTTGTTACTAAACTCTTCTGTCCTCACTGTGGAAACAAAACTCTGAAGAAAGTAGCTGTCTCAGTAGATGACGAGGGCAAGCAGATTATTCACATTAATTTCCGGAAGCCTCTGACATCGAGAGGCAAAAAG tTTTCTCTGCCTACGTTCCAAGGTGGTAAACATGCTTGCAATCCAATATTATTTGAAGATCAGCCAATACCTGATCAAAGACCAACGAAACTCGGCAGTGCTAAAAATGATCCTTTGAAAGAAGATTACATTGCTGGCTATTCGCCTTTCGTTATGCGTGATGTCAATTCAAGAGCCGCTATGCTAGGTATCAAATCTGGTTCTCCTATGAAGCATTGGATGAGAAGAAATCCCAATGAAGTTAGGAAAACTAGAAAGTAA
- the LOC100119571 gene encoding RNA-binding protein NOB1 isoform X2 codes for MLTCFRIYEIGNKIITEPSVVDEIKSKRQLRRLIVLPYDLEVKEAYPEDIKFVTEFAKKTGDYISLSATDIKVIALTYRYEKERVGTDHLRQEPEKKKEVVDSSVHKPDDNNKNLIGFYLPEGEEEEEDGFDQVNDNKSETKSSKENSNEETKDKPRNVSESSSTSSVDNQHLVTENDISKESESESDYDTAQSDEGNSQVDDLSKKFKKLECNPEDLKVECGDDLTIDDILKPMKKDTCEKDDGHDSGSHDEEEEDDNDDDDDDDEDCSEDDSGWITPKNITNVKKQMDSDVVKEKPATVACLTMDYAMQNVLLQIGLNVASLEGKCIKQMRTFILRCYTCFKTTGVVTKLFCPHCGNKTLKKVAVSVDDEGKQIIHINFRKPLTSRGKKFSLPTFQGGKHACNPILFEDQPIPDQRPTKLGSAKNDPLKEDYIAGYSPFVMRDVNSRAAMLGIKSGSPMKHWMRRNPNEVRKTRK; via the exons ATGTTGACGTGTTTTCGCATATAt GAAATCGGAAACAAAATTATCACCGAACCAAGCGTCGTAGATGAAATTAAAAGCAAAAGGCAGCTTAGGAGATTGATTGTACTTCCATATGACCTAGAAGTTAAAGAAGCTTATCCAGAAGATATAAAATTTG tgACTGAATTTGCCAAGAAAACGGGTGACTACATAAGTCTTTCAGCGACTGATATCAAAGTTATTGCACTTACCTATCGTTATGAAAAAGAAAGGGTTGGAACAGACCATTTGAGACAGGAGcctgaaaagaaaaaggaggtTGTTGATTCTAGTGTTCACAAGCCAGACgacaacaacaaaaatttaattggcTTCTACCTGCCAGAAGGAGAG gaggaggaagaagatggCTTCGATCAAGTTAACGACAATAAAAGTGAGACAAAATCCAGCAAAGAAAATAGCAATGAGGAAACAAAAGACAAACCTAGAAATGTTAGTGAAAGTTCAAGCACTTCTAGTGTAGACAATCAGCATTTAGTTACTGAAAATGATATAAGTAAAGAAAGTGAATCAGAATCTGATTATGACACAGCTCAATCTGATGAGGGAAATTCTCAAGTTGATGATCTAAGTAAAAAGTTTAAGAAATTGGAATGTAATCCAGAAGATTTAAAAGTTGAATGTGGTGATGACCTTACCATTGATGACATTCTTAAGCCAATGAAAAAGGACACATGTGAGAAAGATGATGGACATGATTCAGGAAGTCATgatgaggaagaagaagatgataatgatgatgatgatgacgatgatgaagATTGTAGTGAAGACGACAGCGGCTGGATTACACCAA aAAACATTACAAATGTTAAAAAACAAATGGATTCTGACGTTGTTAAAGAAAAACCAGCAACTGTTGCATGTTTGACCATGGATTATGCCATGCAGAATGTCTTGTTACAAATAGGGCTAAATGTTGCCTCATTGGAAGGCAAATGTATCAAACAAATGAGAACGTTTATCTTACGTTGCTATACGTGTTTTAAAACTACAGGTGTTGTTACTAAACTCTTCTGTCCTCACTGTGGAAACAAAACTCTGAAGAAAGTAGCTGTCTCAGTAGATGACGAGGGCAAGCAGATTATTCACATTAATTTCCGGAAGCCTCTGACATCGAGAGGCAAAAAG tTTTCTCTGCCTACGTTCCAAGGTGGTAAACATGCTTGCAATCCAATATTATTTGAAGATCAGCCAATACCTGATCAAAGACCAACGAAACTCGGCAGTGCTAAAAATGATCCTTTGAAAGAAGATTACATTGCTGGCTATTCGCCTTTCGTTATGCGTGATGTCAATTCAAGAGCCGCTATGCTAGGTATCAAATCTGGTTCTCCTATGAAGCATTGGATGAGAAGAAATCCCAATGAAGTTAGGAAAACTAGAAAGTAA
- the LOC100679434 gene encoding serine/threonine-protein phosphatase 6 regulatory ankyrin repeat subunit A, producing MDNDTPLHSAIRNFKDDLDPIKVLLEVDDSDINVRNSKGETALHLAGQNRKCSEELIKLLLAHGADANATTSPDGNSVLHFFAGSCINLYTNEVATILLKHGSDANARNSKGEIPLHMAVKNEECSENVIKQLLEYSSDVNASDLKGDTPFHLAMANYKCYDYVMIRLFLKYGADVSKRNGMDETPLQAYYRGKTEGSCPVDPRLQILLQTREQQLENSSELHVACLCGKPDEVRDMLLKLGADVNSLDKYGYSPLAYTFLRYHDDYDRWYIVQSLLHYGADICHQITLENNSKRSLIEVGMATYSYRNRDESEPQKMLFGIIDFIEHIAKLLKLYEEQAEMGINAEALQNLQGILGKNRFYVILMTILNDSRLSKESLLSKCSKELEAMRETRLDESKQTFWDLMLAKTAASYVKNKKLVEAFYAKHHIFPMYQGILEAKIDKALERQRLIDNATISFFNVLNFADPSDEFYERTLSYCSNKDLINLIDGLKERE from the coding sequence atgGACAACGATACGCCGTTGCACTCAGCAATCAGGAACTTCAAAGATGACTTAGATCCCATCAAGGTCCTGCTGGAAGTCGACGACAGCGATATCAACGTCAGAAACTCGAAAGGAGAGACAGCCCTGCACTTGGCTGGACAGAACAGGAAATGCTCTGAGGAGCTGATCAAGTTGTTACTAGCGCACGGCGCAGACGCTAATGCCACAACATCACCGGATGGTAATTCAGTACTGCACTTTTTCGCAGGATCTTGCATTAACTTGTACACAAATGAAGTGGCAACAATTCTACTGAAACACGGTAGCGATGCCAACGCCCGCAACTCGAAGGGCGAGATTCCCTTACACATGGCTGTTAAAAACGAAGAATGCTCGGAAAATGTAATAAAGCAGCTTCTGGAGTACAGTAGCGATGTGAACGCCAGTGATTTGAAAGGCGATACGCCGTTTCATTTGGCTATGGCGAActataaatgttatgattaTGTCATGATCAGACTCTTTCTGAAATACGGGGCTGATGTGAGTAAAAGAAACGGGATGGATGAGACCCCGTTGCAGGCTTATTACCGTGGCAAGACTGAGGGGAGTTGTCCAGTGGATCCTAGATTACAAATACTTCTCCAGACGAGGGAACAGCAACTGGAGAATTCCTCGGAGTTACACGTAGCCTGTCTATGTGGCAAACCCGATGAAGTTCGGGACATGTTATTGAAGCTCGGTGCCGACGTCAACAGCTTAGATAAGTATGGCTATAGTCCGCTAGCTTACACTTTTCTCAGGTACCATGACGACTACGATAGATGGTACATCGTGCAgtctttgcttcattacggCGCTGATATTTGCCATCAGATTACTCTCGAAAACAACAGTAAAAGGAGCCTCATTGAAGTGGGAATGGCGACTTACAGTTACAGAAATAGAGACGAAAGTGAGCCCCAAAAGATGTTGTTCGGAATCATCGATTTTATTGAGCACATAGCCAAGCTCTTGAAGCTGTACGAAGAACAAGCCGAAATGGGCATCAACGCGGAGGCACTACAAAATCTACAAGGAATCTTAGGAAAAAACCGATTCTATGTAATTCTTATGACCATTCTAAATGACTCCCGTCTTAGTAAAGAGAGCTTGCTCTCCAAGTGTTCCAAGGAGTTGGAAGCAATGAGGGAGACCAGGCTAGACGAGAGCAAACAGACCTTCTGGGACTTGATGCTCGCCAAGACGGCTGCGTCTTACGTAAAGAATAAGAAGCTGGTCGAAGCATTTTACGCCAAACATCACATATTTCCGATGTACCAAGGGATTTTGGAGGCGAAGATTGACAAGGCCCTCGAGCGTCAAAGACTCATCGACAATGCGACAATCTCGTTCTTCAACGTTCTGAATTTCGCTGATCCCAGTGACGAATTCTACGAGAGGACTTTGTCATATTGCAGCAACAAAGATTTGATAAATTTGATTGATGGACTGAAGGAAAGAGAGTAG
- the LOC100119502 gene encoding ribonuclease P protein subunit p40, which translates to MLCPEVWDFKAPQHRFEHHQDRLADSEETKPNRVAEAIKTHYLNHSVSVVLPNTSSIPESFKENILEDSDYYRVDGLRVVELINKEFIESFVKKGELNLLAIEKRIDVDNSAAILPTGHLLLILDRESYQRLGLEGKPSYFERENPSRYGKFLTATA; encoded by the exons ATGCTGTGCCCTGAGGTCTGGGACTTCAAGGCCCCGCAGCACCGTTTCGAGCATCACCAGGACCGACTCGCCGACTCGGAGGAGACGAAGCCGAATCGTGTGGCCGAAGCGATCAAGACGCATTACCTCAATCACTCG GTGTCTGTGGTGCTTCCTAACACAAGCAGCATTCCGGAAAGTTTTAAGGAAAACATTTTAGAAGACAGCGATTACTATAGAGTCGATGGTCTACGTGTTGTTGAGTTGATTAACAAAGAATTCATTGAGTCATTTGTCAAGAAAg GTGAACTGAATCTCCTAGCCATAGAGAAGCGAATCGACGTGGATAACTCGGCTGCCATACTACCCACCGGCCACCTGCTGCTCATCCTCGACCGCGAAAGCTACCAGAGACTCGGCCTCGAGGGCAAGCCCAGCTACTTCGAGCGCGAAAATCCCTCGCGCTACGGTAAGTTCCTCACCGCGACAGCCTAG